In one Dermatophagoides farinae isolate YC_2012a chromosome 4, ASM2471394v1, whole genome shotgun sequence genomic region, the following are encoded:
- the LOC142597480 gene encoding uncharacterized protein LOC142597480 — protein MLNINTNRNSTYNNDQIVPDNCSVETRKYLRIVNDDRFVPTVATSSVNIDDNRTVDLSPFSSSSISRLNSNPVSLMQITSQQQQQPQQRSTSTTIRKNSSINSTDSSTKK, from the coding sequence ATGCTTAATATTAATACTAATCGAAATTCTAcctataataatgatcaaattgtaCCTGATAATTGTTCTgttgaaacaagaaaatatttaagaattgtgaatgatgatcgttttgTACCTACGGTGGCAACATCTTCCGTAAATATTGACGATAATCGTACAGTAGAtttatcaccattttcatcatcatcaatatcaaggCTCAATTCAAATCCAGTTTCATTAATGCAGATAACAtcgcaacaacagcagcaaccaCAACAAAGATCTACATCGACCACTATCCGTAAAAATTCCTCGATCAATTCGACGGATTCATCGACAaagaaataa
- the LOC124500481 gene encoding uncharacterized protein LOC124500481, with product MDKEKNPSQVTIISDRFQSLESEISRLIGVVDKKNVTLNDLNFHNQNLTKENNEIKMELSNIRTNCHDQLLSLKNLLHNEPNANDQIINMIDKIIENTNSNRAISNDQDVFIEMIESKSKLFQCENELPCLRDKNEILEKIIESKTNYMNDLQKFTSEQREKHETIVESLKNELKIQNQTNDKTRLELEDSRSKCQTLEIQLNESKQQIAGLTNKLQTNEENYQKIHNEFEEKYQIKINECDNLRLEIEQLNAVFEKSKTEMLEKYLEKFYPNISMFSHIFDRNRSISQLYSQFLQTETMNKNLVIEKSVLEERVQSLSKQLDDMEQSTATLMKEIQRVKRMEDKMLKIEIENKELAISLKFYKNSALSLHNGAKMFHDNFQNLSKKIDVLVKHETNQINDQNTVPGDGNDDSTGMLALKYVMELQNKFQEFHQLQTEFEKQKLNFINEKQNIIENENRIDLLTQRLEMLEMEKQQWQVRNDLLHSEYEVLKSLMANMKTESRDEKIQSQRIINDLQAANESLRTSIEQSNAKLTECDAELKTLKSINDELERQRKLQSEKLVSMEKQSKSQSQRLKQLEQSNNELRKMNETLQQSKDMAEKNWHILSEQAADYRQRSLRMEIELNSCKSELESLKQRQRYFVERLSSLYNDTGRTDRLAIIIESLTENKCLIDDELLHSIGRMKMDHENLSESFEKQREQWNNEKLIFIENVSQLETNLRNEINRNLELENRFLSQHQQQDNEMAERFEVLTKELNELKQKRLTSNHENQELLQEKLRIESEFAVVNAEKSRLLAEINLVETESKMKINQQQSKMTKEIERYQQELQDLQTTVLMAKNLSIEILEKKIEIITKTNEELQKELSLNKSDKYQQELRLSQMELESLREKTKRLKQQADEWQKQHKNEQIKLIELKREKSTESKRYDERLKALRSNVEQLHSEKLELIQANEKLNHDLGQSIRSLQNNDPDVSTLKNVIENLTGQNKSLLDKLKTFDLHDERHQNEMDSMRMTIINLEQSVQREKHEYEQMKQLLMKQQECEQKTRKSTMQENEFQEYLQKIRNDNDELSRKCQQLSIEIERLHQEDSREKVADAGMIATLQSRLQQAESYAHELETKLSELNVKHQKSEQESIEIRAKYQQQTLELESLRKELATMQEKSSKQHDESEKQIESIRNELSSLQTMNHQLKNLARKYKSQCEQYQKQQQLQQSGSKDNQQQQQQQLDTDNKNELETRIQNLQSENEKLREKIEQLEQEINQLQQQAEQSRQKARSIGQQAKNRLSNMDKLLNERDKEINFLRSILSDKSKIMDPSSNVVTGDQPSIAGSSHNNTGQSVSSTIVSASSNHNLHRQQQPSTSSSSSSSTTTMTSTTKILNLINRHQPTSSSGSHNEDHDLDNNRLQSAQISSHTTSMMDDNSMESIQSSTSTFFPATTNIPSTSSMNNLHKRRFQSSSNDDHPDIGLKIAKKKRNDNNTDTNSNMVDSGNQMVTIQQQQQESSHQQSLDNPNSGGNDEEDEMQEEAGQSSSSNVIQIDDDDDDDDNDQIEQNNEQEQIVDQSHQQLEPEDQEEEDHHTESNDGSYPFVVNASSSNNNDDNNQ from the exons AtggacaaagaaaaaaatccgtcCCAAGTGACCATTATTTCCGATCGTTTTCAATCACTAGAATCGGAAATTAGTCGTCTAATCGGTGTGGTTGACAAGAAAAATGTAACGTTAAATGATCtcaattttcataatcaaaatcttACAAAAG aaaacaatgaaataaaaatggaattaTCAAACATTCGAACCAATTGTCATGATCAACTTTTGAGtcttaaaaatttattgcaTAATGAACCAAACGCGAATGATCAGATAATCAATATGATTGATAAGATCATCGAGAATACCAATTCGAATCGAGCAATTTCGAATGATCAAgatgttttcattgaaatgattgaatcaaaatcgaaattatttcaatgcGAAAATGAGCTGCCTTGTTTAcgtgataaaaatgaaattcttgaaaaaataatcgaatcaaaaactaattatatgaatgatttgCAAAAATTTACAAGTGAACAACGTGAAAAACATGAAACAAttgttgaatcattgaaaaatgaattgaaaattcaaaatcaaaccaaTGATAAGACACGCCTGGAACTTGAAGATTCACGATCCAAATGTCAAACATtggaaattcaattgaatgaatccaaGCAGCAAATTGCTGGATTAACCAACAAACTACAAaccaatgaagaaaattatcaaaaaatacacaatgaatttgaagaaaaatatcaaattaaaatcaatgaatgtgatAATTTACGATTGGAAATTGAACAGTTGAACGCGGTTTTTGAAAAATCCAAAACAGAAATGttggaaaaatatttggaaaaattctATCCAAACATCTCAATGTTTAGCCACATATTTGATCGTAATCGTTCAATAAGTCAACtttattcacaatttttACAGACAGAAACTATGAATAAGAATCTTGTGATTGAGAAATCTGTACTTGAAGAACGTGTTCAATCATTGTCCAAGCAATTAGACGATATGGAACAATCTACTGCGACATTGATGAAAGAAATACAACGCGTGAAACGAATGGAAGATAAAATGCTGAAAATTgagattgaaaataaagaattggCCATCTCCTTGAAGTTCTATAAAAATTCCGCTCTCTCCCTACACAATGGTGCAAAAATGTttcatgataattttcagAATCTTTCCAAAAAAATCGATGTCCTTGTTAAACatgaaacaaatcaaattaatgatcaaaacaCTGTCCCTGgtgatggcaatgatgattctacCGGAATGTTGGCCTTGAAATATGTAATGGAATTGCAGAATAAATTTCAGGAATTTCATCAACTACAAACTGAATttgaaaagcaaaaattgaattttataaatgaaaaacagaatataattgaaaatgaaaatcgtaTCGATCTATTGACACAACGATTAGAGATGTTGGAAATGGAGAAACAACAATGGCAAGTTCGGAATGACTTACTACATAGTGAATATGAAGTACTCAAAAGCTTGATGGCCAATATGAAAACTGAATCACGTGATgagaaaattcaatcacaaCGAATAATCAACGATTTACAAGCAGCGAATGAATCATTACGTACGTCTATAGAACAATCGAATGCAAAACTCACTGAATGTGATGCcgaattgaaaacattgaaatcgaTTAACGATGAATTGGAAAGACAACGAAAATTGCAATCAGAAAAGCTtgtttcaatggaaaaacaatcaaaatcacaaTCGCAACGTTTGAAACAATTggaacaatcaaataatgaattacgaaaaatgaatgaaacattaCAACAATCGAAAGATATggctgaaaaaaattggcataTACTGTCCGAACAAGCAGCGGATTATCGTCAACGTTCGCTACGaatggaaattgaattgaatagtTGTAAATCTGAATTGGAATCATtgaaacaacgacaacgatacTTTGTGGAACGTTTATCGTCATTATATAATGACACTGGACGTACAGACCGTTTggcaattattattgaatcgcTCACCGAGAACAAAtgtttaattgatgatgaattattgcATTCAATCggaagaatgaaaatggatcatGAAAATCTTagtgaatcatttgaaaaacaacgTGAACAAtggaataatgaaaaattgattttcattgaaaacgTTTCACAATTGGAAACGAATCTACGAAATGAGATAAATCGTAATTTAGAATTGGAAAATCGGTTTCTAtcacaacatcaacaacaagataaTGAAATGGCTGAAAGATTTGAAGTATTgacaaaagaattgaatgaattgaaacaaaaacgattGACATCTAATCACGAAAATCAAGAATTATTACAAGAAAAGTTACGAATCGAATCTGAATTTGCCGTAGTGAATGCTGAGAAATCTCGACTTTTAGCCGAAATAAATCTTGTAGAAACGgaatcgaaaatgaaaatcaaccaacaacagtccaaaatgacaaaagaaattgaacGTTATCAACAGGAATTGCAAGATTTACAAACAACGGTATTAAtggcaaaaaatttatcgattgaaatattggaaaagaaaattgaaatcattacAAAAACCAATGAAGAATTACAAAaagaattatcattgaataaaagtGATAAATATCAACAGGAATTACGTTTGTCACAAATGGAATTGGAATCGCTAcgagaaaaaaccaaacgatTGAAACAGCAAGCAGATGAATGgcaaaaacaacataaaaatgaacaaataaaattgatcgaattgaaaagagaaaaatcaaCCGAATCAAAACGTTATGATGAAAGATTAAAAGCGTTACGATCAAATGTGGAACAATTACACTCGgaaaaattggaattaaTCCaagcaaatgaaaaacttaaTCATGATCTAGGCCAATCGATTCGTTCGTTGCAGAACAATGATCCTGATGTCTCAACGTTAAAAAATGTGATTGAAAATCTAACTGGACAGAATAAATCCCTGTTggataaattgaaaacatttgatttgcACGATGAACGCcaccaaaatgaaatggattcAATGCGTATGACAATCATTAATCTTGAACAATCTGTCCAACGTGAAAAACATGaatatgaacaaatgaaacaattattaatgaaGCAACAAGAATGTGAACAGAAAACCAGAAAATCTACTATGCAAGAAAATGAGTTTCAAgaatatttacaaaaaattcgtaatgataatgatgaattatcacgaaaatgtcaacaattatcaattgaaattgaacgtTTACATCAGGAAGATTCACGTGAAAAG gTTGCCGATGCTGGAATGATTGCAACATTACAATCTCGATTACAGCAAGCTGAATCTTATGCCCATgaattggaaacaaaacTTTCAGAATTGAATGTTAAACATCAAAAAAGTGAACAAGAATCTATTGAAATTCGGgcaaaatatcaacaacaaacactgGAATTGGAATCATTACGTAAAGAATTGGCTACAATGCAAGAAAAATCTAGCAAACAACATGATGAatcagaaaaacaaattgaatcaattcgaAATGAGCTATCCTCTTTACAGACtatgaatcatcaattgaaaaatctgGCACGTAAATATAAATCACAATGTGAACaatatcaaaaacaacagcagctACAACAATCTGGTTCTAAAGataatcagcaacaacaacaacaacagctcGATACGGATAATAAGAATGAATTAGAAACACGTATTCAAAATCTTcaaagtgaaaatgaaaaattacgtgaaaaaattgaacaattagaacaagaaatcaatcaacttCAACAACAAGCTGAACAATCTAGGCAAAAAGCACGATCAATTGGacaacaagcaaaaaatCGTTTATCAAATATggataaattattaaatgaacgtgataaagaaattaattttctacGATCAATTTTATCGGATAAATCGAAAATTATGGATCCATCCAGTAATGTAGTTACTGGTGATCAACCATCGATTGCTGGTAGTAGTCACAATAACACTGGTCAATCGGTTAGCTCGACAATTGTATCAGCATCATCCAATCATAATttacatcgacaacaacaaccaagtacatcttcatcatcatcatcatcaacgacaacgatgacatcgacaacaaagaTATTGAATCTAATAAATCGTCATCAACCAACATCTAGTTCTGGTAGCCATAATGAAGATCATGATTTGGATAATAATCGTTTACAATCAGCACAGATATCGTCACATACAACATCAATGATGGATGATAATTCTATGGagtcaattcaatcatcaacatcaacattttttccagcaacaacaaacataccatcaacatcatcaatgaataatctTCATAAACGaagatttcaatcatcatctaatgatgatcatccaGATATTGGCCTAAAGATTGCTAAAAAGAAacgtaatgataataataccGACACCAACAGTAATATGGTAGATTCCGGTAATCAAATGGTTactattcaacaacaacaacaggaatCATCACACCAGCAATCATTAGATAATCCAAATTCTGgtggtaatgatgaagaagatgaaatGCAAGAAGAAGCtggacaatcatcatcatcgaatgtcatacaaattgatgatgatgatgatgatgatgataatgaccaaattgaacaaaataatgaacaagaacaaattgttgatcaatcaCATCAACAGCTTGAACCGGAAGatcaagaagaagaagaccATCATACTGAATCCAATGATGGTTCATATCCATTTGTTGTCAACGCTTCAtccagtaataataatgatgataataatcaatga
- the LOC124491011 gene encoding NFU1 iron-sulfur cluster scaffold homolog, mitochondrial has translation MKTNLFFFGYDHQQLMTMLSRQFNRFINCHSGLKIVEQSSIIKPCQQFDSRRWPLIQMPSNRSHHTLMIANSKCVSRSTINLVQKRSMFIQVEETPNPNSLKFFPGRQILESGTTIDFPTPISALKRSPLAEAIFKIDGVGSVFFGTDYITVTKIDDDNEWKIMKPEIFAAIMDFFSTNLPILREGVEKDLNQQQQPITTTSTDNDETVAMILELIDTRIRPTVQEDGGDIKFMGFENGIVRLKLQGACTSCPSSVVTLKNGIQNMLQFYIPEVMSVEQVMDETERINQEEFEKFETKLSPD, from the exons atgaaaacaaatttgtttttttttggttatgatcatcaacaattaatGACAATGTTATCACGACAATTCAATCGTTTCATCAATTGTCATAGTGGTTTAAAAATAGTTGAACAATCATCCATCATTAAACCATGTCAACAATTCGATTCTCGACGATGGCCATTGATTCAAATGCCGTCCAATCGTTCGCATcatacattgatgattgctAATTCAAAGTGCGTTTCAAGATCAACGATAAATCTAGTCCAAA AAAGATCAATGTTCATACAGGTAGAAGAGACGCCGAATCCGAATAGTTTGAAATTCTTTCCTGGTCGACAGATTCTTGAAAGTGGTACGACTATAGATTTTCCTACACCAATTTCAGCTTTGAAACGTTCACCATTAGCTGAAGCTATATTCAAAATCGATGGGGTTGGATCTGTGTTTTTCGGCACGGATTATATAACCGTCactaaaattgatgatgataatgaatggaaaataatgaaaccaGAAATTTTTGCTGCTattatggattttttctctACAAATTTACCGATTTTAAGGGAAGGTGTGGAAAAAGatttgaatcaacaacaacaacctatAACGACGACATCgaccgataatgatgaaaccgTTGCAATGATTTTggaattgattgatacacGAATCAGGCCAACAGTGCAGGAAGATGGTGGTGATATTAAATTCATG gGTTTTGAAAACGGTATCGTTCGACTAAAACTTCAAGGTGCTTGTACATCATGTCCATCATCGGTAGtgacattgaaaaatggCATCCAGAATATGTTACAATTCTATATTCCTGAAGTCATGTCTGTTGAACAGGTTATGGATGAAACTGAACGTATTAATCAggaagaatttgaaaaattcgaaacaaaattgtcgcctgattga
- the LOC124490332 gene encoding uncharacterized protein LOC124490332: MANSIINVMSSSPSIYFNYHHHHYQKKQSQTFSTSSTSSQSSSSSVFSLQRNFTHQPNHQHHHHFYRSIPSSNSIGFITNNNLQQQQQKKKLKPQKNPHSYNSSSSIHGIRQSKPTISPIKQQQNQQSKSILRLSSTNRSIINNNNHHIFSAQQRRTMKPGGNDEIYLERNSELVGIISTKLNQQQQQKMVNNQMIKTTGGNNTSTNESGSKIDTLLDRKAFISLEKSINWQSLLANDYYGQFQNQNKHSDTTTTTVSNNKTEIECNNGNEFSHPGMKYVPAWLKLLRLHKYASIFAHMSYDDMMNITEHDLEQRNITKGARQKLFLSIQKLRARSAVLLESERQLSTDNGHWESKSSLKIISQILFQIRAFLSTPICCAGSGSGDERQQSTNDDNDEQPDESISLLTVDVNNNNNNNRQTLSSSTITQNGDLPSIIVRLIGHVLNVLMIKCQKYLKKKMKKCSRNSNHHQQQSTQELYGYNDDDTKNTMMMMTIVENTMKMVDDKQQREQQTMVIVDDKKRIRMIQMQFHDDDVDGSGSSTDDDDDDVNFVPKITSSSVNNSDVNPDESSTKINGSIVNQCQSLDDDQEEHFDYQEEELYTMIKRILDKCLLHEAFIKYEKILFNHSKQLEYLSSIFHLKYDHSSTTEDPQTTATTTTIDCNNIDSDGRQRKDSLLSINDDGEPYRNHNQHSSCQSQSISSLNHHLSDNSNQKNQRHQQPLDAIGSSMHKPSISTWISRHNHHQNNNKYHGEIEQQRRHQQSKTNNRNYNNQNSNNRHHHSSNHQIASATAIGCTKRNLQQQQQTKFINHEQQQNYHYNQLNNNNSQNFFTYKANYSIANGHHHYHHQDQDPVMKPMLLMNHNYDGSQGESSSSSSSTTSESPLSPIIQMINDGNGNENSGGPSLFCNQQSNDLSSSLTNFSVINNNINNVPLTNDPMMMGKTTAANMMDQSSSIGHHDHYQYNDDEISFSKKFFNNQDDYYDCKGHQYTSLKRLSSPTMMTKYSNLFNSNGKNDDYDDNNDDVAVMEYNTDWNSNFLFTNENNKNRYGNLFTHNDFDDLDRLKYQFGIEQQRQRMFESSSSTDVTFDDIEQLSIRIAEHALEING; the protein is encoded by the exons atcatcaccatcaatatattttaattatcatcatcatcattatcagaaaaaacaatcacaaaCATTTTCGACATCTTCAACAtcttcacaatcatcatcatcatcagtgtttTCGTTGCAAAGAAATTTTACTCATCAAccgaatcatcaacatcatcatcacttttaTCGATCAATCCCATCATCGAATTCTATTGGTTTTATTACCAACAATaatctacaacaacaacaacagaagaaaaaattaaaaccacAAAAGAATCCACACAGTTataactcatcatcatcaattcatggAATTCGACAATCAAAACCAACAATATCAccaataaaacaacaacaaaatcagcAATCAAAGTCAATTcttcgattatcatcaacaaatcgatcgattatcaataataataatcatcatatatttagTGCACAACAACGTCGTACAATGAAACCAGgtggtaatgatgaaatttatcTGGAAAGAAATTCCGAACTAGTCGgaataatttcaacaaaattaaatcaacaacaacaacagaaaatggtgaataatcagatgataaaaacaacCGGCGGAAATAACACTTCCACTAATGAAAGTGGTAGTAAAATTGATACATTATTAGATCGTAAAGCATTTATAAGCCTGGAGAAAAGTATCAATTGGCAATCATTATTGgctaatgattattatggacaatttcaaaaccaaaacaaacattcgGACACAACTACAACGACAGTGTcgaacaacaaaacagaaatagAATGTaacaatggaaatgaattcaGCCATCCTGGTATGAAATATGTACCTGCATGGCTTaaat TATTACGTCTACATAAATATGCATCAATATTTGCCCATAtgtcatatgatgatatgatgaatataacTGAACATGATTTAGAACAACGTAATATAACCAAAGGTGCAAGACAAAAGCTATTTCTTAGCATCCAGAAATTACGGGCAAGATCAGCTGTATTATTAGAATCGGAAAGACAATTGTCCACCGATAATGGCCATTgggaatcaaaatcatcattgaaaataattagtCAGATTCTATTCCAAATACGTGCATTTCTTTCGACACCAATTTGTTGTGCTGGTAGTGGAAGTGGCGACGAACGACAACAATCgactaatgatgataacgatgaacAACCGGATGAATCAATATCACTTTTAACAGTtgatgttaataataataataataataatcgacaaactttatcatcatcaacgatcaCACAGAATGGTGATTTACCATCAATAATTGTACGATTAATTGGTCATG tactTAATgtattaatgataaaatgtcAGAAATatctgaagaaaaaaatgaaaaaatgttcacgaaattctaatcatcatcaacaacaatcaacacaAGAACTTTATG gatacaatgatgatgacacaaaaaatacgatgatgatgatgacaattgttgaaaatacaatgaaaatggtggatgataaacaacaacgagaacaacaaacgatggtcatcgttgatgataaaaaacgtATACGAATGATACAAATGCAATTtcatgatgacgatgttgaTGGAAGTGGTAGTAgcaccgatgatgatgatgatgatgttaattttgttccaaaaattACGTCATCTTCAGTTAATAATAGCGATGTAAATCCGgatgaatcatcaacaaaaataaatggatcGATAGTCAATCAATGTCAATCactagatgatgatcaagaagaacattttgattatcaagaGGAAGAATTATATACGATGATTAAAAGAATATTGGACAAATGTCTTTTACATGAG GCATTcataaaatatgaaaaaattctttttaatcattcaaaacaattgGAATATTTgagttcaatttttcatttgaaatatgACCactcatcaacaacagaagaTCCgcaaacaacagcaacaacaacaacaattgattgcAATAACATCGATAGTGATGGACGACAGCGAAaagattcattattatcgataaatgatgatggtgaaccATATcgaaatcataatcaacattcAAG ttGTCAATCGCaatccatttcatcattgaatcatcatttatctgACAACAGCAATCAGAAAAATCAACGCCATCAACAGCCGCTTGACGCTATTGGTTCATCGATGCATAAACCATCAATATCGACATGGATAAGccgtcataatcatcatcaaaataataacaag TATCATGGagaaattgaacaacaacgacgacatcagcaatcaaaaacaaataaccgaaattataataatcaaaattcaaataaccgtcatcatcattcctcgaatcatcaaatagCCAGTGCAACAGCAATTGGTTGTACGAAACGTAATttacaacagcaacaacaaacaaaattcattaatcatGAACAGCagcaaaattatcattataaccaattgaataataataatagtcaaaattttttcacctATAAGGCCAACTACTCGATAGccaatggccatcatcattatcatcatcaggatcAGGATCCAGTAATGAAACCAATGTTATTGATGAACCATAATTATGATGGAAGTCAAGGtgaatcatcttcatcttcatcatcgacaacatctGAATCGCCATTATCGccaataattcaaatgatcaatgatggtaatggtaatgaaaaTAGTGGTGgaccatcattattctgtAATCAACAGTCCAATgatctatcatcatcgttgacaaatttttctgtgataaataataatattaataatgttCCTCTTACAAatgatccaatgatgatggggaAAACGACAGCCGCTAATATGatggatcaatcatcatcgataggtcaccatgatcattatcaatataatgatgatgaaatttcattttcaaaaaagtttttcaacaatcaagacgattattatgattgcaAAGGTCATCAATATACTAGTTTAaaacgattatcatcaccaacaatgatgacaaaatattCGAAT TTATTCAATTCTAATggcaaaaatgatgattacgatgataacaatgatgacgtTGCAGTGATGGAATATAATACCGATTGGAATAGTAATTTTCTATTTACCAACGAGAATAACAAGAATCGTTATGGAAATTTATTCACTCATAATGATTTCGATGATTTGGATCGACTAAAATATCAATTTGGAATCGAACAACAAAGACAACGAatgtttgaatcatcatcatcaactgatGTTACATTCGATGATATTGAACAGTTATCCATACGCATTGCTGAACATGCATTAGAGattaatggatga